A stretch of DNA from Sphingomonas sp. SORGH_AS_0879:
TTCCGAGACAGCGGGCACAGTCTGTCAATGCTGATGCGCCGACGCGGCGCCGATCCCGGTTTCCGACCGGACCCGCTGCGCCGGATAGCCCGCCCTGTCGACCGCCGCACGGCCGGTACGGTCGGTGATCGACACGATCCAGATCGTCAGGAAGGCGAGCGGCATCGAGAAGATGGTCGGCGAACCATAGGGGAAGATCGGCGCGTCATAGCCCAGTATCTTCACCCAGATGGCGGGCGACAGGATCGTCAGGACCAGCGCGGTGAGCAGACCGACCAGTCCCCCCGCCACCACCCCGCGTGTCGTGCAACCCGACCAGAGCAGCGACAGCAGCAGCACCGGGAAATTGGCCGAAGCCGCCAGCGCGAAGGCCAGGCTGACCATGAAGGCGACATTCTGCTTCTCGAACACGATGCCCAGCAGGATCGCCACCACCGCCAGCACCAGGACGGTGATCCGCGAGACGCGGAGTTCGGAGGCGGAGTCCGCCTGCCCCTTCTTGATCACCGTCGCATAAAGGTCATGGCTGACCGCCGACGCGCCCGACAGGGTCAGCCCCGCCACCACCGCCAGGATGGTCGCGAACGCCACCGCCGAGATGAACCCTAGGAACAGATTGCCGCCGACCGCCTGCGCCAGATGGATAGCGGCCATGTTGCTGCCGCCACGCAGCGCCCCGTCGGCATCGAGAAAGCCCGGATCGGTCGCCACCAGCACGATCGCACCGAAGCCGATCACGAAGGTCAGGATGTAGAAATAGCCGATCCAGCCCGTCGCCCACAGCACCGAACTGCGCGCCGCCTTGGCATCCGGAACGGTGAAGAAGCGCATCAGGATATGCGGCAATCCGGCGGTCCCGAACATCAGCGCCGCGCCGATCGAGATGGCGGAGATCGGATCCTTGATGAAGCCGCCCGGCCCCATGATCGCCCGGCCCTTGGCCACCGCTTCGTCCGGCCCCGCACCCGCCAGCGCGGCGAGCGCGGTCTTCACGTCGACCGCACGGGCGAACAGCGCCTCCGGGCTGAACCCGAACCGCGCGAGCACCGCGATCGCCATGAAGCTCGCCGCGCCGAGCAGCATCATCGCCTTGACGATCTGGACCCAGGTCGTCGCCGTCATGCCCCCGAACAGCACATAGAGCGTCATCAGCACCCCGACGATGACCACCGCATAGCCATAGGGCAGCCCGAAGAGCAGCCGGATCAACTGCCCCGCCCCGACCATCTGCGCGATCAGATAGAAGAGGACGACGAGCAGCGTCGAGCATGCGGCAACCATCCGCACCGGCGTCTGCGCGAAGCGGAAGGAGGCGACATCGGCGAAGGTGAACCGCCCCAGGTTACGCAGCCGCTCCGCCATCAGAAAGAGCAGGATCGGCCAGCCGACGAGGAACCCGATCGAATAGATCAGCCCGTCATAGCCATCGGCATAGATCTGCGCCGAAATCCCCAGGAAGGACGCCGCCGACATGAAATCGCCCGCGATCGCCAGCCCGTTCTGGAAGCCGGTGATCCCGCCACCCGCCGTATAGAAGTCGGAGGCGGTCCGCGTCCGCCGCGCCGCCCAGCGGGTGATCGCCAGCGTCAGCGCGACGAAGGCGGCGAACATGCCGATCGCGGTCCAGTTGGTCGCCTGCTGCACCGCCGGGCCGATGGCATGGGCACTCGCCGCCGACGCGGGCAGCAGGGCGAGCGGCACGCCCAGCGCCGGAACGACGCGCCTCATGCCCGTTCCTCCGCGCGTAACTGTTCGATTACGGGATCGAAGTCGCGATTGGCGCGCCAGACATACAGGCCGGTCAGCAGGATCGCGAGCGCGATGACGCCCAGGCCGATGGGGATGCCCCAGCTCGTCGCCCCGCCGCTGATCGAGCGGGCGAGCAAGGCCTTGTCGAAGGCGATGGTCAGGATGAACCCGAAATAGACGATCAGCATGATGATCGTCAGCGCGGTGGTAAAGCGTCCTCGCCGGCGAACGAGCGCGATATAGCGCGGATCTCGGGCCAGCCGGGCGGCGGCATCCTCCATGGCATTCTCCTAACCCCGCGCCGATGGTCGGCGTCGTGGCGGCCATGGTCCCCCGCCCCCGGCGTGGCGTCAAGCGCGATTGGGGCGATAGGCGTTCAGGTCGATACCGTGCCGCGCGACCTTGTCGTAGAATGTCTTGCGCGGAATCCCCAGCACGCCCAGCGCGGCGCGGACATCGCCCGCCACCTCCTCCAGCACGCTGCGGATCGTCGCGCCCTCGAACTGCTCAACCCGCTCGGGCAAAGGCATCGGATCGCCTGACTCCCCGCCCTCAGCGCTCAGGCCCAGCGCGACCCGGTTGGCATAGTTGCGCACCTCGCGCACATTGCCCGGCCAGTCGTGCGACAGCAGCCTTGCCTGGATACCGCCGTCGATCATCGGCACCGGCCGCCCGAACCGCTCCGCCGCTTCGCGCAGGAAATGGGCGAAGAGCAACGGCACATCGGCGCGCCGTTCGCGCAAAGGCGGCACGCGCAGCCGCACCGCATCCAGGCGATAGAGCAGATCGGCCCGGAACCGCCCCTCTTCCACCGCGCGCGCCAGATCGGACTTGGCCGCCGCGACGATGCGCAGGTCGAGCAACTGGGGGTCCTCCGCCCCGATGGCGCGCACCTCGCGCTCCTCGACCACGCGCAGCATCCGGCCTTGCAGCGCGGGGGCCATGCTGTCGACCTCGTCCAGAAACAGCGTGCCGCGATGCGCCGCCGCGATCCGCCCCGGCGTCCGGCCATGCGCCTGGCCGAACAGCTCGTCCTCGGCGATCGCCTCGGGCAGGGCGGCGCAGTCGACCGCCACGAAGGGCCGGGTCCGCCGCGCACTCCAGCGGTGGAGCAGCAGAGCGACCAGTTCCTTGCCGGTCCCCGTCTCCCCCTCGACCAGCACATCGACATCGGCCTGCGCCACCTGCCGCACCGTGTCGCGCAACCGCATCATCGCGGGCGTCTCGCCGATCAGCGGATAGGCTCCTTGCGCCTCCTCCGCCGCCAGCCGCAGGCGGCGATTGTCGAGGACCAGCCGCCGCATCTCCAGCCCGCGCTCGGCACTGGCGATCAGGTGATCGGCGGCAAAGGGCTTGGCGACGAAATCGAACACACCCTGCTTCAACGCGGCGACTGCCATCGGCACGTCGCCATGCCCGGTCATCAAGATGACCGGTATCTTCGCATCGATCGCGGCAATCCGCCGGGCGAGTTCGATCCCGTCGATCCCCGGCATCCGAATGTCGGAGACGACCATGCCCGGAAAATCGGGCGAGACGGTCGCCAGCGCCGCCAGCGGATCGCCATGCGCCTCCACATCGATCCCGGCCAGCTCGAACGACTGGGCCAGCGCCTGGCGAAGCACCGTGTCGTCATCGACCAGCAGGACGCGAAACCCCCCGCTCATGCCCGCCTCGCTCATACCCTGCGCATCCTGATCCGAAAGCCCGCCCCGCCAAGAGTCGAGGGGATGGTTTCCAACATGCCGCCAA
This window harbors:
- a CDS encoding cation acetate symporter; protein product: MRRVVPALGVPLALLPASAASAHAIGPAVQQATNWTAIGMFAAFVALTLAITRWAARRTRTASDFYTAGGGITGFQNGLAIAGDFMSAASFLGISAQIYADGYDGLIYSIGFLVGWPILLFLMAERLRNLGRFTFADVASFRFAQTPVRMVAACSTLLVVLFYLIAQMVGAGQLIRLLFGLPYGYAVVIVGVLMTLYVLFGGMTATTWVQIVKAMMLLGAASFMAIAVLARFGFSPEALFARAVDVKTALAALAGAGPDEAVAKGRAIMGPGGFIKDPISAISIGAALMFGTAGLPHILMRFFTVPDAKAARSSVLWATGWIGYFYILTFVIGFGAIVLVATDPGFLDADGALRGGSNMAAIHLAQAVGGNLFLGFISAVAFATILAVVAGLTLSGASAVSHDLYATVIKKGQADSASELRVSRITVLVLAVVAILLGIVFEKQNVAFMVSLAFALAASANFPVLLLSLLWSGCTTRGVVAGGLVGLLTALVLTILSPAIWVKILGYDAPIFPYGSPTIFSMPLAFLTIWIVSITDRTGRAAVDRAGYPAQRVRSETGIGAASAHQH
- a CDS encoding DUF485 domain-containing protein — its product is MEDAAARLARDPRYIALVRRRGRFTTALTIIMLIVYFGFILTIAFDKALLARSISGGATSWGIPIGLGVIALAILLTGLYVWRANRDFDPVIEQLRAEERA
- a CDS encoding sigma-54 dependent transcriptional regulator, producing MSEAGMSGGFRVLLVDDDTVLRQALAQSFELAGIDVEAHGDPLAALATVSPDFPGMVVSDIRMPGIDGIELARRIAAIDAKIPVILMTGHGDVPMAVAALKQGVFDFVAKPFAADHLIASAERGLEMRRLVLDNRRLRLAAEEAQGAYPLIGETPAMMRLRDTVRQVAQADVDVLVEGETGTGKELVALLLHRWSARRTRPFVAVDCAALPEAIAEDELFGQAHGRTPGRIAAAHRGTLFLDEVDSMAPALQGRMLRVVEEREVRAIGAEDPQLLDLRIVAAAKSDLARAVEEGRFRADLLYRLDAVRLRVPPLRERRADVPLLFAHFLREAAERFGRPVPMIDGGIQARLLSHDWPGNVREVRNYANRVALGLSAEGGESGDPMPLPERVEQFEGATIRSVLEEVAGDVRAALGVLGIPRKTFYDKVARHGIDLNAYRPNRA